TTACATTAAATTATTGCGTGTTGCCTTGGTAAGACAATTAGGTAATGATGCCAAATTGATTTACGATGTAAAAATGGAAAACAATTATAGCAGTAATAGACCGCAAATTGTTAAAATTCCGAGTTCAAATAGAGATCCGTTAAAGCCACAGCGAGTTACAGTTCCTTTAGAATCTAATAAAAGAGAATTAAGAAATCCGTTTGTAATTCCAGGATTGCAAAAAGTAAAGATTGAGTCTCAATTAAACCCAAATTATAGTTTTGCAAACTTTATAGAAGGAGATTCTAATAGATTGGCACGTTCTGCTGGTATGGCTGTAGCAAATAAGCCAGGTGGAACCTCTTTTAATCCATTATTAATTTATGGTGGAGTAGGTTTAGGGAAAACACATTTAGCACATGCTATTGGGGTTGATATTAAAGATAAATATCCAGATAAAACAGTATTATATATTTCTTCAGAAAAGTTTACACAACAATTTATAGACTCTGTAAAATCAAATACAAGAAACGATTTTATTCATTTCTATCAAATGATTGATGTGTTACTTATTGATGATGTACAATTTTTATCAGGAAAAGCAGGAACACAAGATGTTTTCTTCCATATTTTTAACCATTTACATCAAAATGGAAAACAGGTAATTTTAACTTCGGATAAAGCACCTGTAGATATGCAAGATATAGAACAACGTTTATTGTCTCGTTTTAAATGGGGATTATCTGCAGAGTTACAAGCACCAGATTACGAAACTAGAATTTCTATTTTACAAAATAAATTGTACAGAGATGGTGTAGAAATGCCAGAAGATATTGTAGAATATATTGCTAAAAATATAAAATCTAACGTTAGAGAATTAGAAGGTGTTGTTATTTCTATGATTGCACAAGCTTCTTTTAATAGAAAAGAATTTTCTGTAGAATTGGCAAAACAGATTGTAGATAAGTTTGTAAAAAACACCAAGAAAGAAGTTTCTATAGATTATATTCAGAAAGAAGTTTCTAAATATTTTGATATGGATGTAGCTACTTTACAATCTAAAACACGTAAACGTCATATTGTACAAGCGCGTCAATTAGCTATGTTTTTTGCTAAAAGATTAACAAAAACATCTTTAGCAAGTATTGGTAATCAAATTGGACAAAGAGATCATGCCACGGTATTACATGCTTGTAAAACGGTAGACAACTTAACGGAAACGGATAAGCAGTTTAAAAAATACGTAGAAGATTTAACTAAAAAATTGACTTTCTAAAAAGACAATTTTTTAGTAACTTATTGATATTTAACTTTACGCTCTTAAATTTTTTAAGAGCGTAATTGTTTCTTACTTTAATCAAAAATTATTTTTATGCAAAAAATATTAATGGTTTGCTTAGGTAACATTTGTCGTTCTCCTTTAGCACAAGGAATTTTAGAGTCTAAAGTAAACTCTAAAAAAGTAATGGTAGATTCTGCAGGTACAGCAGCGTATCATGTTGGCAACCTTGCAGATAAACGTTCTATAGAAGTTGCTAAAAAATATGGTATTGATATTACGAATCAAAGAGCCAGAAAATTTGTTGTAAAAGATTTTGATGAATTCGATATTATTTTTGCAATGGATGATAGCAATTACCAAAACATACTTTCATTAGCCAGAAATAAAGAAGATGAACAGAAAGTAAGAATGATTTTAAATGAAATAGAACCTAATAAAAACCTGAGTGTACCAGACCCATATTATGGCGGTAATCAAGGTTTTGAAAACGTATATAAAATGCTAGATGAAGCTTGCAATGTAATTGTTAGTAATTTATCTTAAAAACTTTCTGTATTTTTAGCACTAAAGAAGTGAATATTTCATTTTTTTATTTGTAGAAATTCCTTAAAAATCCATTTATAAAATAGAAACAATGATTGGTAAACTGTATTTAATCCCCACCACTTTAGGCGATACTGAACCTTTAGAAGTAATGCCTTTATCGGTTAAAAAAGTAGTTGAACAAATTGATTATTATATTGTTGAAAATGAAAAATCAGCAAGAAGATTTATCAAGAAAATTTCACCTAAAAAATCACAACCATCCCTTCAATTAATGTTGTTAGATAAATATGCCGAAGAATTAGAAACTTCTAGATATTTAGATGTTTGTAAAGAAGGAA
The nucleotide sequence above comes from Polaribacter butkevichii. Encoded proteins:
- the dnaA gene encoding chromosomal replication initiator protein DnaA — translated: MNVTADSVWNECLSFIKDNIKPQAYKTWFEPIKPVKLSGEALTIQVPSKFFYEWLEEHYIKLLRVALVRQLGNDAKLIYDVKMENNYSSNRPQIVKIPSSNRDPLKPQRVTVPLESNKRELRNPFVIPGLQKVKIESQLNPNYSFANFIEGDSNRLARSAGMAVANKPGGTSFNPLLIYGGVGLGKTHLAHAIGVDIKDKYPDKTVLYISSEKFTQQFIDSVKSNTRNDFIHFYQMIDVLLIDDVQFLSGKAGTQDVFFHIFNHLHQNGKQVILTSDKAPVDMQDIEQRLLSRFKWGLSAELQAPDYETRISILQNKLYRDGVEMPEDIVEYIAKNIKSNVRELEGVVISMIAQASFNRKEFSVELAKQIVDKFVKNTKKEVSIDYIQKEVSKYFDMDVATLQSKTRKRHIVQARQLAMFFAKRLTKTSLASIGNQIGQRDHATVLHACKTVDNLTETDKQFKKYVEDLTKKLTF
- a CDS encoding low molecular weight protein-tyrosine-phosphatase, which produces MQKILMVCLGNICRSPLAQGILESKVNSKKVMVDSAGTAAYHVGNLADKRSIEVAKKYGIDITNQRARKFVVKDFDEFDIIFAMDDSNYQNILSLARNKEDEQKVRMILNEIEPNKNLSVPDPYYGGNQGFENVYKMLDEACNVIVSNLS